A genome region from Kosmotoga arenicorallina S304 includes the following:
- a CDS encoding DUF2207 domain-containing protein: MKKLVVRSIIIGIVTLVVWFIVSIFVGGTNFQSKYRLEKAEIEHKVMEDGTMQVHEKIDYRMVKPYRGLLRDIPSDWVKYRDLRVWTEGMNYTKIENFSTENSINLRVWLVPYNGSPRTPAKDGDPVTLHISYTVEGIVQEGNDVSQIFRKYWGEGWEQPVKNLKASFTFPDKLTPINIYSHPPIEAINEGNRYIFEMRNMPSRTFGEVRFLFPEGYFENAKKGNFSLSDIESIEESFKGKVNFWKYYLPVVLAVLTIVVLFVIFYFMGREPNIAYDAYYERELPTNDEPELVNAIVKNLCMGVDNDGIGACILNLYRRGYVDFNVNPKKEKVEGIIIKKATGTDLASTERQLLSFFAKYAIDFGEEKVFDFGELKRRFRGKQSEARKFTQELNAWKSLIKGKVRERKYLLSSGAWLSKLYSVFLIFISFFTLISISSSYELGFLSDYARYIYGIFAVTGAIVFFLPVDVFGRWTKTGREYYLKWKNFENFLKDYSLLSEYPPSSVVLWEEYLVYATALGIAEEVRKHMSKIVPEDLWKEEGGHMYMYYPYGLYVSRDFGSVVSSANVSSSSSSGGSGAGGVGGGSGGGGGGAF; encoded by the coding sequence ATGAAGAAATTAGTTGTAAGAAGCATTATCATCGGAATAGTCACATTGGTAGTGTGGTTCATAGTAAGCATATTTGTTGGCGGGACAAATTTCCAGTCAAAATATCGTCTTGAAAAAGCAGAAATAGAGCATAAGGTAATGGAAGATGGAACAATGCAGGTGCATGAAAAAATAGATTACCGCATGGTTAAACCTTATAGAGGATTATTGCGCGATATTCCTTCAGACTGGGTGAAATACAGAGATCTTAGGGTGTGGACTGAGGGAATGAACTACACCAAAATCGAAAATTTCAGCACAGAAAATTCGATAAACCTAAGAGTGTGGCTTGTCCCTTATAATGGTTCCCCACGCACACCAGCAAAAGATGGAGACCCTGTCACACTTCATATTTCGTATACAGTTGAGGGAATTGTGCAAGAAGGAAACGATGTATCCCAAATCTTCAGAAAATATTGGGGAGAAGGCTGGGAACAACCTGTAAAAAATCTGAAAGCAAGCTTTACCTTCCCTGACAAGCTTACCCCGATAAATATATACTCACATCCACCTATTGAAGCCATAAATGAAGGCAATAGATATATTTTCGAAATGAGGAACATGCCTTCACGCACCTTTGGGGAAGTCCGCTTCTTGTTTCCTGAAGGGTACTTTGAAAATGCAAAAAAAGGAAATTTCAGCTTAAGTGATATAGAGAGCATTGAAGAATCATTCAAAGGGAAAGTTAATTTCTGGAAATATTATCTTCCAGTCGTTTTAGCTGTTCTTACAATAGTCGTTCTTTTTGTAATCTTCTATTTTATGGGAAGAGAACCTAACATCGCTTATGATGCTTATTACGAAAGGGAATTGCCTACAAACGACGAACCGGAATTAGTCAATGCTATTGTGAAAAACCTTTGCATGGGAGTAGATAACGATGGAATAGGGGCATGCATACTAAATTTATACAGGCGAGGATATGTTGACTTTAATGTGAATCCGAAGAAAGAAAAAGTGGAAGGAATAATTATTAAGAAAGCTACCGGAACAGACCTGGCAAGCACCGAAAGACAGTTGCTTTCCTTTTTTGCAAAGTATGCCATTGATTTTGGGGAAGAAAAGGTTTTTGATTTTGGCGAACTGAAGAGAAGATTCCGCGGAAAGCAAAGCGAAGCAAGAAAATTTACACAGGAGCTGAACGCATGGAAGAGCCTTATTAAAGGCAAAGTGAGAGAAAGAAAATACTTGCTAAGTTCAGGCGCCTGGCTCTCAAAATTGTATTCCGTTTTCCTGATTTTTATTTCTTTCTTCACGCTAATTAGCATTTCAAGCTCCTATGAATTGGGATTTTTATCCGATTATGCAAGATACATTTATGGAATATTTGCTGTGACCGGTGCAATTGTTTTTTTCCTTCCGGTTGATGTTTTTGGAAGATGGACAAAAACAGGGAGAGAATATTACTTGAAATGGAAAAACTTTGAGAATTTCCTGAAAGATTACTCCTTGCTTTCAGAATACCCTCCATCATCTGTTGTTCTTTGGGAAGAATATCTGGTTTACGCAACTGCTCTGGGAATTGCTGAAGAAGTCAGAAAGCATATGAGCAAAATAGTTCCAGAAGATCTATGGAAAGAAGAGGGCGGTCACATGTATATGTATTATCCGTATGGGTTATATGTATCAAGAGATTTTGGATCGGTAGTATCATCAGCGAACGTATCTTCATCGAGTTCAAGTGGTGGCAGTGGAGCTGGTGGAGTAGGTGGAGGATCCGGCGGTGGAGGCGGGGGTGCTTTTTAG
- a CDS encoding M48 family metallopeptidase, translated as MALFLAVIFISVRIFNIFLNALNLIHSTGTKAKIPVFLSSEIDNTEFQKFKRYNREKILLSIYSDILDAILTTLFLFLVYQKLESLSNVTDSQIFNGLLFFVFIGIIDFVISLPFSLYNNFSIEKRYGFNTMTAGLYIKDLLKSVVLSVVIAGPLLAGSLWLLYNVNNWWIPLSVGVLVVQLLAGWIVPTLIMPLFNKFTPLENENLKMKLEAVAKKAGFKAKKIYVMDASKRTRHSNAFFTGIGKSKKIALFDTLIDSCNEEEIEAVFAHEAGHYVNKDTIKNIFIGSFFLILITYLLWIFMNSQIAQNYFGVREKYTVLLYGIIFIGALFSLGRGFLNALSRRAEFKADSYAAKITGKPENLANALKKIHKLNMSNLNPHPIYAFFNYSHPTLEERIKALTKS; from the coding sequence ATGGCATTGTTTCTTGCGGTTATCTTCATCTCTGTAAGGATATTCAACATTTTTTTGAACGCTCTTAATCTTATCCACTCAACCGGCACAAAAGCGAAAATACCGGTATTTCTCTCCTCAGAGATTGACAATACAGAGTTTCAAAAATTCAAGCGTTATAACAGAGAAAAAATATTGCTTTCGATTTACTCGGATATTCTGGATGCTATATTAACAACATTATTTCTTTTTTTGGTTTACCAAAAACTGGAATCACTTTCAAATGTTACTGATAGCCAGATCTTTAACGGACTCCTATTTTTCGTTTTTATCGGGATCATAGATTTTGTGATATCCCTTCCCTTTTCCCTTTACAATAACTTCTCCATTGAAAAGCGTTATGGATTCAATACTATGACAGCTGGGCTATATATAAAAGACCTGCTCAAATCAGTCGTATTGAGTGTAGTCATTGCTGGTCCTTTACTAGCAGGTTCTTTATGGCTTTTATACAATGTCAACAACTGGTGGATACCGTTATCCGTAGGAGTTTTAGTTGTTCAACTTCTTGCAGGCTGGATTGTGCCTACCCTTATTATGCCACTCTTCAACAAATTCACTCCTCTTGAGAATGAAAATCTTAAAATGAAGCTCGAAGCTGTTGCAAAAAAAGCAGGATTTAAGGCCAAAAAAATATATGTGATGGATGCATCTAAGCGCACCCGGCATTCCAACGCTTTCTTTACCGGAATAGGAAAGAGTAAGAAGATTGCACTTTTCGATACTTTAATAGACAGCTGCAATGAAGAAGAAATTGAAGCCGTCTTTGCACATGAAGCTGGTCATTATGTCAACAAAGATACGATAAAAAATATATTTATAGGGTCTTTTTTCTTGATCCTGATAACATACTTGCTCTGGATATTTATGAATAGCCAGATAGCTCAAAATTACTTTGGAGTACGTGAAAAATATACTGTCCTTCTATATGGGATTATATTCATTGGAGCCCTTTTCTCATTGGGGCGCGGATTTTTGAATGCCCTCAGTAGAAGAGCAGAGTTCAAAGCTGATAGTTATGCGGCTAAAATAACAGGTAAACCGGAAAATTTAGCAAATGCTTTGAAAAAAATCCACAAACTAAATATGTCGAATCTGAACCCTCATCCAATTTATGCATTTTTTAACTATTCGCATCCAACTCTTGAAGAAAGGATAAAAGCGCTGACTAAAAGCTGA
- a CDS encoding carboxypeptidase M32 — protein sequence MEAIKRLKALLKEIYIINSSVSLMHWDQSTYIPSKGAETRAEALGYLSTLAFKKLTSPEMGELLETLSSQNLLNSLSNIDTALLRVVKRDYEKAKAIPPELYEKFVIASSRGQNAWEKAKREDDFGYFRPYLEEIIKLLREMVEFYGYEKDPYDALLDNFEPGMTTERLQHIIAELKPEIINFVRTLSKLPAIDTSFLNGRFARHLQSRLSKMALKVIGYDFDAGRLDETVHPFTITIGPGDVRVTTGYKPSDFTASLYGTIHEGGHALYEQGISPELKWTPLADGASMGIHESQSRLMENIIGKSYEFLSFFYPKIQKAFPKVLENVSLDMFYKAVNKVEPSLIRIEADEVTYNLHIMLRFELEKALINKELEVKDLPEAWNEKMKEFLGIVPPNDTMGVLQDVHWGSGMIGYFPSYMLGNLYAAQFFNTAVSEIPDLHQQIAAGEISNLLQWLREKIHKHGRVYEPDELCKRVTGEELSPRYFIDYIKSKFGKIYGL from the coding sequence GTGGAAGCTATAAAAAGGTTAAAAGCATTACTAAAAGAAATATACATTATAAATTCATCTGTCTCGCTAATGCATTGGGATCAGAGTACATATATTCCTTCAAAAGGGGCTGAAACAAGAGCCGAGGCACTTGGGTATTTATCTACTCTTGCATTCAAAAAATTAACCTCACCGGAAATGGGCGAATTATTGGAAACTCTATCTTCACAGAATTTGCTCAACTCTCTTTCAAACATTGACACTGCCCTTTTAAGGGTTGTTAAGCGGGATTATGAAAAGGCAAAAGCAATTCCACCTGAGTTATATGAAAAATTTGTAATTGCTTCATCCAGGGGGCAAAACGCCTGGGAAAAGGCAAAAAGAGAAGATGATTTTGGCTATTTTAGACCCTATCTTGAAGAGATAATAAAGCTTTTAAGAGAAATGGTAGAATTTTATGGCTATGAGAAAGATCCATACGATGCTCTTCTTGATAACTTCGAGCCCGGAATGACGACAGAGAGGCTTCAGCATATTATAGCTGAATTGAAGCCTGAGATAATAAATTTTGTTAGGACACTTTCAAAGTTACCTGCAATAGATACCTCCTTTTTAAATGGGAGATTTGCCAGACATCTTCAATCCAGGCTTTCAAAAATGGCATTAAAAGTGATAGGATATGATTTTGATGCGGGAAGGTTGGACGAAACCGTTCACCCCTTTACGATAACCATTGGCCCGGGTGATGTCAGGGTCACAACCGGATATAAACCTTCCGATTTTACAGCTTCGCTTTATGGAACCATTCATGAAGGAGGACATGCCCTTTACGAACAGGGTATTTCGCCGGAGTTAAAGTGGACTCCTCTGGCAGATGGTGCTTCCATGGGAATCCACGAATCCCAGTCGCGCTTAATGGAAAACATTATCGGGAAGAGCTATGAATTTCTTAGTTTCTTCTATCCTAAAATTCAAAAGGCTTTTCCGAAGGTTCTTGAAAACGTATCTCTTGATATGTTTTACAAGGCAGTCAACAAAGTAGAACCCTCGTTGATAAGGATTGAGGCTGATGAAGTAACTTATAACTTGCATATAATGCTCAGGTTCGAACTGGAAAAGGCTCTAATAAACAAAGAACTGGAAGTAAAAGATCTTCCAGAAGCCTGGAATGAAAAAATGAAAGAATTTTTAGGAATAGTTCCCCCGAATGACACTATGGGAGTTCTTCAGGATGTTCATTGGGGAAGCGGGATGATAGGATATTTTCCATCTTATATGCTTGGGAATCTTTATGCTGCACAGTTTTTCAATACTGCTGTATCTGAAATTCCGGATCTTCATCAACAGATCGCTGCCGGAGAAATTTCTAATCTTTTACAATGGCTGCGGGAAAAGATTCACAAACATGGCCGCGTTTACGAGCCTGACGAACTATGCAAACGTGTAACGGGTGAAGAACTTTCGCCCAGATACTTCATTGATTATATAAAAAGCAAATTCGGAAAAATATACGGTCTTTGA
- a CDS encoding 5'-nucleotidase C-terminal domain-containing protein gives MKKLAFVLFVLVISSILLATQFTLTVLHTSDLHGNIFPIDYATNRPSDVGLGKVSTILKNTLAENPATVILDTGDLIQGTPLEYYHAKIDNEPTDPMVLVMNHMGYKASVLGNHEFNYGMGVLEKAISEAEFPFLSANIVKKGTEEPFFKPYHLFNVVSGDNIIVVAYLGLTTKYIPNWEEPKHIEMLDFLDPVEVAKKYVPMLRDVADVVIVGYHGGLERDPETGEPTEDLTGENQGYQLIKEVPGIDVLLTGHQHRTIATVVDGVVVSQPRNWGKVVNRVDITLELKDGKWVITDKAVTSISAGTVDADPDVLALVQDYEDKVQEWLDQPVGIATGDFYVEDPLVARLSDNPLIEFINKVQMEASGAPISSAALFNNSIKGWKAGPVTLRDINAVYIYPNTLKVLKVTGADIKAALERSAEYFSLEDGEVTVTKSWVDPKPRHYNYDMWEGIEYKIAVNKPVGERVIELKFNGVDVDPNAEYEIVLNNYRAGGGGGYSMFAGKPVVREIMLEVSEIIADYILEHETISPTVDGNWTVGVGDVYEIKWNDTLEKIAGNFGITVKELIDMNPFLLDLDRIDAGTQLMIFKPFVPEFAF, from the coding sequence ATGAAGAAACTTGCGTTTGTTCTTTTTGTACTGGTTATTTCTTCTATACTGCTCGCAACTCAGTTTACCCTGACAGTACTTCACACCAGTGACCTGCATGGAAACATTTTCCCAATCGATTACGCAACAAATAGGCCATCTGATGTTGGACTTGGAAAAGTTTCAACAATCCTTAAGAACACCCTTGCGGAAAACCCGGCCACAGTTATTCTCGACACAGGCGATCTGATACAGGGGACGCCGCTCGAATACTACCACGCAAAAATTGACAACGAACCCACAGACCCTATGGTTTTAGTAATGAATCACATGGGTTATAAGGCTTCTGTTCTTGGAAATCATGAGTTCAACTATGGTATGGGGGTTCTTGAAAAGGCCATCTCCGAAGCGGAGTTTCCTTTTTTGAGTGCTAATATCGTTAAAAAAGGAACTGAAGAGCCTTTTTTCAAGCCTTATCATTTGTTCAATGTCGTCAGCGGCGATAACATTATCGTAGTGGCTTATCTTGGCTTAACAACTAAATACATACCAAACTGGGAAGAGCCAAAACATATCGAAATGCTTGACTTCCTTGATCCTGTTGAAGTCGCCAAAAAATATGTTCCGATGCTCCGTGATGTGGCAGATGTTGTCATAGTCGGCTATCATGGCGGGCTGGAAAGAGACCCCGAAACCGGAGAACCCACTGAAGATCTCACCGGCGAGAATCAAGGCTATCAGTTGATTAAAGAGGTTCCGGGTATTGATGTGCTTCTCACAGGCCATCAGCACAGAACAATTGCCACTGTTGTAGATGGAGTTGTTGTATCACAGCCCAGAAACTGGGGGAAAGTCGTTAATCGGGTCGATATAACTCTTGAATTAAAAGATGGAAAATGGGTTATCACAGATAAAGCTGTTACATCGATCTCAGCGGGAACTGTTGATGCCGATCCCGATGTTCTTGCTCTTGTTCAGGATTATGAAGACAAGGTTCAAGAATGGCTGGATCAGCCTGTTGGTATTGCAACAGGTGATTTTTACGTAGAAGATCCATTAGTAGCAAGACTTTCTGATAATCCTCTTATAGAATTCATAAACAAAGTACAGATGGAGGCCAGTGGTGCACCAATATCGTCAGCAGCTCTTTTTAATAACAGTATTAAAGGTTGGAAGGCTGGACCGGTTACCCTCAGGGACATCAACGCCGTTTATATTTATCCAAACACTCTGAAAGTTCTTAAAGTGACTGGTGCGGATATCAAGGCTGCTCTGGAAAGAAGTGCCGAATATTTCAGCCTTGAAGATGGTGAAGTAACCGTAACGAAAAGCTGGGTAGACCCCAAGCCAAGGCATTATAACTATGATATGTGGGAAGGAATAGAGTATAAAATCGCTGTTAACAAGCCTGTTGGAGAGAGAGTAATCGAGCTTAAATTCAATGGCGTTGACGTTGATCCAAATGCTGAGTACGAAATTGTTCTGAATAATTATAGGGCAGGCGGCGGTGGTGGATACTCCATGTTTGCTGGAAAGCCAGTAGTCAGGGAAATTATGCTTGAAGTCTCTGAAATCATCGCCGATTATATTTTAGAGCATGAAACCATCTCTCCAACCGTAGATGGTAATTGGACAGTAGGTGTTGGCGATGTTTATGAAATTAAGTGGAATGACACTCTTGAAAAAATCGCCGGGAATTTCGGCATTACCGTAAAAGAATTAATCGATATGAACCCATTCTTGTTAGACCTTGACAGAATAGATGCCGGAACGCAGTTGATGATTTTCAAGCCTTTTGTGCCTGAATTTGCCTTTTGA
- a CDS encoding MFS transporter translates to MVNIDRVVEKYVSGKKQAFMLFFTSLEWMFVAAGVMVLSLTLPDILKELPDAMSVKGTIASSVFVGMLIGAFSSGLFSDLFGRRWANISYLIIGTLFTFLTGCAKTSGNFITFRLISGIGYGGLLPVVNAYLTEFTAIRIRGRFLTLLESSWAIGSILMGLFVVFTLGTLGWRWSYYGLSIISTLLLIIIFSLPESPKIAYLKKGKTGLEKVLGAKVSEEIEITKRVKVPLLSLFDREYLSQTIMVWTLWFSVSFIYYGLFVWAPKIFSSKGITAHSSLWYTFFMLVMQLPGYLLAAYLIEKIGRKKSTAFFFIGTGLSALLMASVASQTALIFSSIVISVFCLGAWGMVYAYTPELYPTKMRALGNGSSGVMARIAGILAPYYTALVMDKTNSITVVMIPMAIMAFISGILALAIGRETKGIPVE, encoded by the coding sequence ATGGTGAATATTGACAGGGTAGTGGAGAAGTATGTTTCCGGTAAAAAACAGGCATTCATGCTTTTCTTTACCTCCCTTGAATGGATGTTTGTTGCTGCCGGGGTAATGGTTCTGTCATTGACACTTCCGGATATCTTAAAAGAATTACCAGATGCAATGTCTGTAAAAGGAACAATTGCAAGTTCAGTTTTCGTAGGTATGCTGATCGGTGCATTTAGTTCTGGTCTTTTTAGCGACCTTTTCGGCAGGAGATGGGCAAATATTTCCTATTTGATTATAGGGACTTTATTCACTTTCTTGACAGGTTGCGCTAAAACATCCGGAAACTTCATTACTTTCCGCCTTATTTCCGGCATTGGATATGGTGGGCTGCTTCCTGTTGTTAATGCCTATCTCACTGAATTTACAGCCATTAGAATTCGTGGAAGATTTCTTACTCTTCTCGAATCAAGCTGGGCTATTGGAAGCATTCTTATGGGGCTTTTTGTGGTATTTACATTGGGTACGCTGGGTTGGCGTTGGTCATACTATGGGTTGTCAATAATTTCAACTTTATTGCTTATCATTATTTTTTCACTTCCTGAAAGTCCTAAAATCGCTTATCTAAAGAAAGGCAAAACAGGACTTGAAAAGGTTCTTGGTGCAAAAGTATCAGAAGAGATTGAGATTACCAAACGTGTGAAAGTTCCGTTGCTGAGCTTATTTGACAGGGAATACCTTTCACAAACCATCATGGTATGGACACTTTGGTTTAGTGTCAGCTTTATATATTATGGCCTATTTGTTTGGGCACCAAAGATATTCAGCTCAAAGGGAATAACTGCTCATAGCTCGCTTTGGTATACGTTTTTTATGCTGGTTATGCAATTACCGGGGTATCTGCTTGCAGCATATCTCATTGAAAAAATCGGCAGAAAAAAGAGTACGGCTTTCTTTTTCATTGGTACCGGACTATCTGCTCTTCTTATGGCAAGTGTCGCTTCGCAAACTGCCCTGATATTTTCCAGCATTGTAATTTCAGTTTTTTGTTTAGGAGCCTGGGGAATGGTGTATGCCTATACACCAGAATTGTATCCAACAAAGATGCGTGCGCTGGGTAATGGCTCTTCCGGCGTTATGGCGCGAATAGCGGGTATCCTGGCGCCATATTACACGGCTTTAGTTATGGACAAGACGAATTCAATAACCGTGGTTATGATCCCCATGGCAATTATGGCATTCATTTCAGGGATCCTCGCCCTTGCAATTGGGAGAGAAACAAAGGGAATACCTGTTGAATAA
- the gltA gene encoding NADPH-dependent glutamate synthase yields MALKERIPMPEQSPEERIRNFSEVALGYTLEMAIAEADRCLQCPTSPCISGCPVEIDIPGFIKAIRDKNFRKGIEILKDTNNLPAICGRVCPQEKQCEAQCVLGKMKGSEPVAIGRLERFLADLELSDESVNAEIKSEKKGNIAIIGAGPAGLTAAADLAKMGYSVTIYEAFNKAGGVLIYGIPEFRLPKTVVEKEIEYIRKLGVKFEYGQVIGRTIPFEKIRKEFDAIFIGIGAGAPRFMGIPGSNLNNIYSASEFLTRVNLLKANKFPEFDTPVNIAKRVAVIGAGNVSMDAARTARRLGAEEVMIIYRRSELEMPARLEEYHHAVQEGIIFHWLTQPVEYMGDINNNVRKIRCIKMELGAPDESGRRRPVPIEGSEFTVDVELVIEAIGQKANAVLKTGFPGIKLNKWGYIEADPETGKTSLEGVFAGGDIVTGSATVIEAMGAGKRSARAINNYVSSLKRI; encoded by the coding sequence ATGGCTTTGAAAGAGCGTATCCCCATGCCCGAGCAATCTCCCGAGGAAAGAATCCGAAATTTCTCAGAAGTAGCCCTAGGATATACTTTGGAAATGGCGATTGCTGAAGCTGACAGATGCCTGCAATGCCCTACCAGTCCCTGCATTTCCGGTTGCCCTGTTGAAATTGATATTCCCGGCTTTATTAAAGCAATCCGTGACAAAAATTTTAGAAAAGGCATAGAGATATTGAAAGACACAAACAACCTTCCAGCGATCTGCGGGCGCGTTTGTCCCCAGGAAAAACAATGTGAGGCACAATGCGTTCTTGGAAAAATGAAAGGCAGCGAACCGGTTGCCATAGGAAGGCTTGAAAGGTTTCTTGCAGATCTCGAACTATCTGATGAATCAGTTAATGCCGAAATCAAAAGTGAAAAAAAAGGCAATATCGCCATCATAGGGGCAGGCCCTGCTGGCTTAACCGCGGCAGCGGATCTTGCGAAAATGGGATACAGCGTAACAATTTATGAAGCCTTTAATAAAGCTGGGGGCGTATTAATTTATGGTATTCCAGAATTCAGATTGCCAAAAACTGTCGTGGAAAAGGAAATAGAGTATATAAGAAAGCTTGGTGTGAAGTTTGAATATGGCCAGGTTATTGGGCGAACAATTCCTTTCGAGAAAATCAGGAAGGAATTTGATGCTATTTTCATTGGAATCGGGGCTGGAGCGCCAAGATTTATGGGAATCCCGGGTTCCAATTTAAACAACATATATTCAGCGAGCGAATTTCTGACAAGGGTTAATCTTTTAAAAGCCAATAAATTTCCCGAATTCGACACGCCAGTGAATATAGCAAAGAGAGTCGCGGTTATTGGAGCAGGTAATGTTAGCATGGATGCCGCGAGAACAGCCCGCAGGCTTGGTGCTGAAGAAGTAATGATTATATATCGAAGAAGCGAATTGGAAATGCCAGCCAGGCTTGAGGAATATCACCATGCGGTACAGGAGGGAATAATTTTCCACTGGCTGACACAACCTGTTGAGTACATGGGGGATATAAATAACAATGTCAGAAAAATCAGATGCATAAAAATGGAACTCGGTGCGCCGGATGAATCAGGGAGGCGAAGGCCTGTACCAATTGAGGGTTCGGAGTTCACTGTTGATGTCGAACTCGTTATAGAAGCTATTGGGCAAAAAGCAAATGCTGTCCTGAAAACGGGCTTCCCCGGAATAAAATTGAATAAATGGGGATATATTGAAGCTGATCCGGAAACTGGAAAAACAAGTCTTGAAGGCGTTTTTGCCGGTGGAGATATTGTTACCGGTTCTGCGACAGTTATAGAAGCAATGGGAGCTGGTAAACGCTCCGCAAGAGCAATAAACAACTATGTCAGTTCGCTGAAAAGAATTTAA
- a CDS encoding MFS transporter, translating to MLFQNFFFEAITYSSLAARNMLGQFYDIAGFSPIEIGYLMAMIPLIALISNPFWFRVGSKITDKKAFLIVSISSGILFWFIYLSDDFIPGLISVTLFSFFFSAAVPLGDSLMMASVKKHGGAFAKIRLFGTIGFAATALLLGGLVKWGFIWYFVVASASLFIAPLLLTPTSQSKVKTFKKPIISPVYDGNLFTFTIMIIGMIFGITLNSFHNTFFPVLSRQLGYEKSFVGIVYGLMAVTEIPFLLFAEKIIKKFGNLSVLIVGMFASALRVLLITYVTEMIPLLLIESLHGLTYILMYYTLFNYMHFRLHEKYLVNAQSIFWVLSSGVTYILGSIIGGYIIEFLNTLIAFRIMGYAGFAATGMILLIFILFRRKIAQ from the coding sequence GTGCTTTTTCAAAATTTTTTCTTTGAAGCGATTACATATTCAAGCCTTGCTGCAAGAAATATGCTTGGTCAGTTTTACGATATTGCAGGATTCAGCCCTATAGAAATTGGCTATTTGATGGCCATGATTCCATTAATTGCTTTAATCTCAAATCCATTTTGGTTCAGGGTAGGCTCAAAGATAACTGATAAAAAAGCCTTTCTTATTGTTTCAATTTCTTCTGGTATTTTATTCTGGTTTATATATCTTTCAGATGATTTCATTCCCGGGCTTATTTCTGTTACCCTTTTCTCCTTTTTCTTTTCAGCGGCGGTTCCCCTTGGCGATTCGTTAATGATGGCTTCAGTAAAGAAGCATGGCGGTGCATTTGCAAAAATAAGGCTCTTTGGAACCATTGGCTTTGCAGCAACTGCCCTGTTGTTAGGTGGACTGGTGAAATGGGGATTTATCTGGTATTTTGTTGTTGCTTCAGCAAGCCTTTTCATTGCACCTTTGTTGTTAACCCCCACTTCGCAATCAAAGGTCAAAACCTTCAAAAAGCCTATAATAAGTCCAGTTTATGATGGAAATTTGTTCACATTTACGATAATGATCATTGGAATGATTTTTGGGATTACCCTCAACAGCTTTCACAACACCTTCTTTCCCGTTCTTTCACGACAGCTGGGTTATGAAAAGTCCTTTGTGGGTATAGTATATGGATTAATGGCGGTAACAGAGATACCTTTTCTGCTTTTTGCAGAAAAAATTATAAAGAAATTTGGAAACTTAAGTGTTCTCATAGTAGGAATGTTTGCAAGCGCCTTGAGAGTTTTGCTAATCACCTATGTTACAGAGATGATACCGCTGTTGCTTATCGAAAGCCTTCATGGCTTGACTTATATATTGATGTATTATACCCTTTTCAACTATATGCATTTCAGATTGCATGAAAAATATCTTGTTAACGCTCAGAGCATTTTTTGGGTTTTGAGCTCAGGCGTGACGTATATTCTCGGTTCGATAATCGGTGGATATATAATAGAATTTTTAAACACATTAATCGCCTTTAGAATCATGGGTTATGCGGGTTTTGCCGCAACCGGGATGATTTTGCTCATTTTCATTTTATTTAGAAGAAAAATTGCTCAATAA